One window of the Triticum dicoccoides isolate Atlit2015 ecotype Zavitan chromosome 3B, WEW_v2.0, whole genome shotgun sequence genome contains the following:
- the LOC119282492 gene encoding uncharacterized protein LOC119282492, whose amino-acid sequence MDQQGQSSSGSDDSHVVEMVQLANELRGKLDALNSHQAQLSGGRPPRPIDIGRVRDHTRNVDNDEYDPDHVAIGPYNYPRQHLAMEDDKVMSIHTVLTAAKALRPGVTVEVDDYINELACLEESVRNCYADAYVDMTSGQFVRMLLHDGCYILSRLVGLQLGAQPMADAAGTANAGVLSANRPVPLAVLRDVFYLAENQIPFFVLAKIGELTGLDGNDRVITQIAKYALDLIRGQKYAMAAPDMEPTVPGNLLHLLHMHLKPVAPTVSPAVAPANGVDPEPVRRWRSASEYYFAGVMFKRREMSETGHTRCILDVKLSSGSGTLEVPCLDIDAETWRLLRNLMELEQQNREKVGSHVTAYCVFMSQLACTTKDVELLTKRRVIVHGHGNNDEVAKCFADLCKGIVFDPNDAHCNYLRETCSKLEKRFLSNPQRWMAWLRRKYFNNPWLAVGLLAAVIGLVCAIVQAVYSVLSYKHG is encoded by the exons ATGGATCAGCAAG GCCAATCTTCCAGCGGTTCGGACGATTCTCACGTCGTAGAGATGGTTCAGCTGGCCAATGAGCTGAGAGGTAAATTAGACGCCCTGAACTCACACCAGGCGCAGCTCAGCGGAGGGCGCCCTCCTCGTCCCATCGACATCGGCAGGGTCCGCGACCACACGCGTAACGTCGACAACGACGAGTACGACCCTGACCACGTCGCCATCGGCCCGTACAACTATCCTCGACAGCACCTCGCCATGGAGGACGATAAGGTGATGAGCATCCACACGGTGCTCACGGCAGCGAAGGCTTTGAGACCAGGCGTGACGGTggaggtggacgactacatcaacgagCTCGCATGCCTCGAGGAATCTGTGAGGAACTGCTACGCCGACGCGTATGTTGACATGACGAGCGGGCAATTCGTGCGCATGCTCCTCCACGACGGCTGCTACATACTCTCCCGCCTCGTGGGCCTCCAACTCGGAGCACAACCCATGGCCGATGCGGCGGGGACTGCAAATGCAGGCGTCCTGTCAGCCAACAGGCCGGTGCCGCTGGCCGTGCTCCGTGATGTGTTCTACCTTGCAGAGAACCAGATACCTTTTTTTGTCCTTGCAAAGATTGGGGAGCTGACGGGTTTGGACGGTAACGATCGTGTGATTACACAGATTGCCAAGTATGCTCTCGATCTCATCAGGGGACAAAAGTACGCGATGGCAGCGCCGGACATGGAGCCGACGGTGCCAGGCAatcttctccatcttcttcataTGCACTTGAAGCCTGTGGCACCTACGGTCTCTCCTGCTGTCGCACCGGCCAACGGCGTCGACCCCGAGCCCGTGCGCCGGTGGCGCTCTGCGTCGGAGTACTACTTCGCTGGGGTAATGTTCAAGCGTCGAGAAATGAGCGAGACCGGACACACACGGTGCATCCTCGACGTGAAGCTGAGCAGCGGCAGTGGCACGCTGGAGGTCCCTTGCTTGGACATCGACGCCGAGACATGGCGCCTGCTGCGCAACTTGATGGAGCTGGAGCAGCAGAACCGGGAGAAGGTCGGGAGCCACGTCACAGCATACTGTGTGTTCATGTCCCAATTGGCCTGCACCACAAAGGACGTCGAGCTGTTGACGAAGAGACGCGTCATCGTGCATGGCCACGGcaacaatgatgaggtggccaaatGCTTCGCCGACCTCTGCAAGGGTATTGTGTTTGACCCTAACGACGCCCATTGCAACTATCTGCGGGAGACATGCTCCAAGCTGGAGAAACGTTTCTTAAGCAACCCGCAGAGGTGGATGGCGTGGCTGAGGCGGAAGTACTTCAACAACCCCTGGCTTGCCGTCGGTCTCCTAGCGGCTGTCATTGGACTAGTTTGCGCCATCGTCCAGGCAGTCTACTCTGTTTTGAGCTACAAACATGGATGA